In Candidatus Delongbacteria bacterium, the DNA window TGAAGATGGTAGTGCAGATCTACAATACGTTCTAGCAGTCGCAGAAAGTATTGGAAAGGGTATGAAGCACCATATGATTATTGTAGATAAATCAACAGTGCCTATCGGAACAGGAGATAAAGTAAAAGCTAGAATCCAGGAAGTTTTAAATTCCAGAAATTCTGACTTAACTTTTGACATTGTTAGTAATCCTGAATTTTTAAAAGAAGGAGCTGCTGTAGATGACTTCATGAAGCCTGACAGGGTTGTAGTTGGTGCAGATAATAATGAGACAATGATTATTATGAGAGACCTTTATTCACCTTTTTTAAGAAATCATGACAGATTTGTTGCTATGGACATTAGAAGTGCTGAAATGACGAAATATGCTGCTAATTCTATGCTAGCCACTAAGATTAGTTTTATGAATGAAATATCAAGAATTTGTGAAAAAGTAGGTGCTGATGTTAATATGGTTAGAATTGGGATAGGTTCTGATACCCGTATTGGCTACAGCTTCATCTATCCGGGATGTGGTTATGGTGGAAGTTGCTTCCCTAAAGATGTGCAAGCTCTGATCAAAATTGCCGAAGAGAACGATGTAAAGCCAGAACTAATTAGAGCTGTAGAAAGTGTTAATTTTAGACAGAAACTTGTTTTAGTGGAAAAAATCACAAATAGATTTGGTGAAGATCTTAGTGGACTTACATTTGGTGTATGGGGACTAGCATTTAAACCAGAAACCGATGATATGAGAGCAGCTCCAGCTATTACAATAATTAAGGAGCTTTTATCAAGAGGTGCTAAAGTTAAAGCATATGACCCACAAGCTGTAAAAGAAGCAAAAGAGTGCTATTTGAAAGGTATTGAGATCGAATATGTCAAAAGCAAATATGATGCACTAACAGGTTCTGATGCAATGGTTCTAATAACTGAGTGGAAAGAATTTAGAAGCCCTGATTTCTCAGAAATGAAATTGAGATTAAAAAATCCTATAATTTTCGATGGTAGAAATCAATATCGTGCGGAAAAATTAAAAGATTTTGGATTCGAATATCACCAAATTGGTGTATAAAAAATCAAGGCTGCGGTTCCGCAGCCTTTTTTTATAACATGTCAAATGAACTTTTAATGAAACAAATTACGTTAT includes these proteins:
- a CDS encoding UDP-glucose/GDP-mannose dehydrogenase family protein; amino-acid sequence: MRLSVVGTGYVGLVTGACLAEVGNDVICVDTDTKKIENLHNGILPIYEPGLEKYVDENYKKGNLKFTIDINDALENSEILFIAVGTPMGEDGSADLQYVLAVAESIGKGMKHHMIIVDKSTVPIGTGDKVKARIQEVLNSRNSDLTFDIVSNPEFLKEGAAVDDFMKPDRVVVGADNNETMIIMRDLYSPFLRNHDRFVAMDIRSAEMTKYAANSMLATKISFMNEISRICEKVGADVNMVRIGIGSDTRIGYSFIYPGCGYGGSCFPKDVQALIKIAEENDVKPELIRAVESVNFRQKLVLVEKITNRFGEDLSGLTFGVWGLAFKPETDDMRAAPAITIIKELLSRGAKVKAYDPQAVKEAKECYLKGIEIEYVKSKYDALTGSDAMVLITEWKEFRSPDFSEMKLRLKNPIIFDGRNQYRAEKLKDFGFEYHQIGV